In the genome of bacterium, the window AGGTCAAGGCTCGGCTGTCCGGTGACGATCAATTCGGCGACGAGCCGGCCGCCCAGTGGTCCCTGCGTGAACCCCTGGCCGCCGAAGCCGCCCGCGACGTAGTATCCCTCGAGTTGGGGGACCGCCCCGAGCGACGGCCGCCCGTCGGGCGAGACCGGCCGGATGCCCGCCCACGCTCCGACGATCGGCATCGAGCGCACGGCGGGAATGCGCCGTTCCGTCCTGGACAGAGCGTCGTCGAGATAGCCCCACTCGACGACGGCGTCGAGCGTCTCGCCGGGCGGCTGGCCGCACACCATGATGAGGCCCTCGGCCCGCGTCTTGCAGTAGAAGTCATCCTCTTCTTCCATAATAAAGGGCGAGTCCGGGGGTACTTCGGCCGGCGGCTGCACGACGAAGACCTGCCGTTTCCGAGGCGACACCGGCAGACGCACCCCGTTCAACTCGCCCAGGTCGCGGGCCCACGCCCCGGCGGCGTTGATCACCCGACCGGCGGCCACGCCTCCCTCCTGGGTGACGACGCGCTGCACGCGGTTGCCGTCGGTCTCGATGTCCACGACGCGGCACCCTTCCGTGATCACCACGCCGCGCCGCCGCGCGGAGTCCGCCAAGCGCTGAACGGTGGCGAGCGGGGTGGCCCACTGATCGTCCGTCGAGCGTGTTGCGACGGCGACGCCCTCGGCGGCCAGGTACGGAAACTCCCGGCGCAGCTCGTCCGGGCCGAGCGCGTCCACGGCGATGCCGCACGCCGCGTGAAACCCGATTCGATCGCGTGCCGCCTGGGCGTGGCCGGCCGACCGCCACAGCAGCAGCGAACCGGTCGCGCGCAGGTCGGTCCCCATCTCGTCGCGGAAGCGTCGGTGAACGGCAATCGCCTCGAGCTGGAAGCGCAGATCCGCCTCCGTCCCACTCTGCACCAGCATGACGCCGGCCGCACGGCCGGTCGCGCCCGAGCCGACCGTTCCCTGCTCGAGGACGACGACGTTGCGCACGCCGGCGTCCGCAAGAAAATACGCGGCGGAAAGCCCGACGATCCCGCCGCCGATGACGACCACGTCCGCGGTGCTGTTCATGCGTTTCCGGCTTCTTCGCGGGCGGGCGGGGCCCTACCCCGCCCGCCCGCGCGTGCGCGGCTACGTCGCACGAGGCGAGACACGCACCCCGCCGTGCGGCCGGGGAGCGGACCGCCGCGGCGCGGGGTCAGGCAACCTGACCGCCGGCGCAGCGCCGGCCGCGGTCACCGCCTCGCGGCTCGCCCGGGACCGCAGCGCAAACGGCGGATCCGCGGCGGGCGGGAGCAGCGCCCGCACCGTCGGGTCGAAGTAGCGTGCCTGCCGGAGGACGAACGGTCGGCGCCGACCCGTCAGCGCCAGCACGATCCCGTCCGGCATCCGGGCGATGTCATCGGGCATGGCGAGCGGCCGCACATATGGGTGCACGGTGGCCCGCGTGCCCCCCGGGCCGACCGTCCGCGAGACCGCGGGCACGGTGGTGTCGCCGAGCCAGGCGCTGACGCTGCGCGCGGTCTCGAGATCGCCCGCGCGGAAGATCAGCTTCGTTTCTGTGTTGGCCACCAGGGTGCGCGCATCGCGAACCCCGTAGACCTCCTCGATCTGACTGAGCACCTGCGCGCCGAGCACCACGCTGACGCCCCGCTCGCGCAGCGTGGGCAGCCGGTCGCTCAAACCCGCGAGGTATCCAAAGCGCCGGAACTCGTCGAGAAACAGGCGGACCGGACGCCGGCGCTCGCCGCGGTCCGCCTGCTCGATCAACGTGTCGAGCAGATCCGCCACCAGCCACGCGACGAGCGGCTGGAGCCGCGACGCGTCGGTCTCCGGCAGCACGATGTAGAGCGCCGCCGGTTCCCGGCCGAGCCGGCCAAGATCCCAGTGGCCGGCCGTGGCATCGTCGACGATCGGGTCGGCCCACGGCGACAGCCGTTGCAGCAGACCGGTTACCGCCGCCTCGCGCACGCGCCGTTCGCGCGCCGCGAACGCGCCGGCCAGCTGCCGCACCTCGCTCACAGGACTGCCGGCCAACGCCGCCCGGACGGCGCCGGTGCCGCCCAGAAGGAGACGGTATACCGACCCGACCGTATGGCCCCCCGTGGCGCGCGCGCTCTGCACGTGCAGAAAGAGGAGCGCCGCCAGGTCCGCGGCCGCCGACGCGTACACCTGCGCGTCGCCGGAGAGATCCCGGGGTGTCGTATTGCGGATCAGCAGCGCGGCGATGCGCTGCGCTTCGCCGATCGTCACGGCGCGGTGGAGCGGATTGTATCGAATCGACCCGTCGAACAGCGGGCAGAACAGATGCGCGCGCGCACCATAGCGGCCCGCCGTGACGTTCCACAGCGAGCGCGGGCCGGTCTTGATATCGAGAACGACGATGCTCTCGCGCGACGGATCGCGCAGCAGCACGTTGGGCGCGATGACGCCCGCGGTCTTGCCGGTCCGGGACGGTCCGAGGACCAGGGTATGCGCGGACGCCTGCTCTTCGTCGAGGTAGAGCGGAAGCGGCACGCGCGGCGACGGCCACAGGCCGAGCAGCAGCGCACCCCCTCGGGCGAGATCGGCGGCCTCGGTCCAGCCCGCCCACGCGGCGCTTGCCGGAAGCGGGACGGCGCGACGACGGGCGCGACAGGCGGCGACGATCGCGGCGATCAAGCAAATCCAGGCGGCCCCGGCCGACGATATCCCCGCGGCCGGGTTACCCGCGCACAGCGACGACAACTTTGCGAGCGCGAGACCGGTGGCCAGAAGACCGGCGGGTTTCCACAGGCGAGTCATCTCCGATCCTCCTCTCCCAACTGATCGACAAGGGGTATCGCGAGCGCGCCGGCCGCCCACACGGGCGGCGGCGGCCATTCTGTCGGCGCGCCCGCTCCGTCAAGCGACGCGACGAGACCGGCCGCGCAGGCTTCCGCGCTGCCCGCCCAGATACGGTGGATACCGGAGTCCACCGCAAGCGCGGCGAGGCGCTCAGCCCTCCGGTCGTCGTCACAGGCCAGCAATAGCCAAGCACCCGCACGGGCCGCCCACGCCGGATCGTCCGTTTGCGCGCATGCGACTTTGAGAAGCAGCGTGTACCGCTCGAACTTGTCGCGCATCGCCGCCGGCGGCATAGTGCCGCGATCGCGCTCGAGGTAGTAGGTCCACCACCCGCGGTCCGGCGCCGCGGCCAGCACGACGGCGTCCGGCACGAGCCGGGTTTGATCGAGGTCGATCACGGAGCGGCACCCGGCGAGCCAGAGGGTCGGCGGCAGACGCCGGGTCCGCGCGTGCTCGCACAGGGCGCAGAAGAGGTCGTTGGTCTCGATGAGGTGATCGAGGTGCAGTGCCGCGATCGCGCCGGCCCGCGGCGTCGACGGATCGTCGCGGCGGACCGGGGCGGCGTCCGCGGCGTTCAATGCACCCGCCGCGGCGCGACCGAGTGGCGCCAACCCCCAGAACGCGCGCCGGTCGGTGAAGGCGTCTCGGCGGAACCATCTGAGAAACCTGCGGCGCCGCAGTTCACCGAGACGCGCCCGGACACTCGACAGGGACAGACCGGGATAACAGGCGCGGTGGACCTGCGGGCACGTCAAATAATGGAGATCGCGAAGCACGTGAAGCAACGCGCGGTCGCACGGCGTGAGGCAGGCGAACGCCGGCGCCGCGCGCTCCCATAAGCGCATGGCGATCAGCTCCTTTCGGCGCGGGTTGAAAACGGTGAGCCGGGAGTGCGGCAGAACGAGCGGACGAAACGCGAACGCGGTGCGAGGCTAAAGGACGCGCGGCGCGCGTCGACGAGGGGGCTGGTCAGGCCCGACGCTTCTGAGGGGGTGAAGCGTCCACCTCAACGGGTGCCTCGTCTACGCGCGCACTCGCGTCCGAAATGCGGGTAGTGCCTGCCGGATGTACGATCGACGTTCGATACTCCCTTACCCTGCGTGTTCCGGTCCTGCGATGAGCCGTGCGGTCAATCGGGCCGGCTGGTCACTTGGGGCGCCGCTCGAGGGTCGCCCGATGCCGCGCTGCCGTTGCCCTTGGCTCGCGGCAGTCGCTAAACCAACGCCTTTATAATAGATGGTGAGATGTATAGATGTCAACACACAACTATTGTTCGCGCCGCGGCGGAAAGCTGGAACGGTCACGTGGTAGCGCGTACGTTCTCGTCGAGAACTCGGAAACGAAAAATCTGGGCCGTTCGGCTGTGGAGGACAGGGCAGCTAAGCGCGCTGCAGCGTTGGAGTGGACCAAGGAAATATCGCCCTCGCCCGGCCCGTGCGCAATTCTCCGACAATTTTGCGCGGTGCAGCTCGGATAATCAAGATCCGCTGGCGGCGGGGCCGCGTCTGAGATCGCCGGCGGCGGCCCGAACTTGTTCCGCCGGTGCGGCCCCGCCACGGGCCAAGCGGACGTTGCGAGGCGGTAGTCGCGGAGCGTGCTTACGAGTCGGCGACGGTCTCGAGCGCGGCGTCCTCCGGATCGCCGATGAGTTCCGGCTGCGCGTCCTGCCCCTCCGGGGCGGCCGCCTGCCCGTCGCCCTCGCTTTCGGTGCGGCGTCCGTCGAGGAACCACACCCGATCGCCGATGACTTCTGTGAGCGTGCGCCGCGACCCGTCGGGCAACTCGTAGTTGCGCGTCTGCAGCCGCCCTTCCACGGCGACGAGCCGGCCCTTGACGCAGTACTGGCCGACCTGCTCCGCGAGTTTGCGCCAGGCGACACAGCGGACGAAGTCGGCCTCACGCTCACCCGCGGCGTTCTTGAAGTCTCGGTTGACGGCGATCGTGAACTGCGCCATCGCGTGCCCGTTGGCCACGTACCGGAGTTCCGGATCCCTGGTCAGACGGCCGATCAGCTCGATGCGATTCAGCATGTGCTTCGCCTCCGGTGACTGCGTACCGGCACTTTAACATCATAGTGTATAGATGTCAATATAGTCATATGTCTGCAGGCGCGGCGGGCGAAACCCTACTTCCCGAACACGGCGATTCCATCCATCCCCGCACGACCCCCACGATAAACACCCGGCGCCGTCGGTCCACACTCGTGATCCAGGCGCCGGCTCGATATCCGCCGAAGCAGGCGCCATGGCGCGCGCAAACTGGCTGACGTTCGATTGCTACGGCACGCTCATCGACTGGGAGGACGGGGTGGCGAAGGCGCTCGGGCCGTTTCTCGACGCATCGCCCGACCGGCACGCTTTCGCGCGGCGCTACATTGAGATCGAAGCCGAAGTAGAGCACGAGACCTACCGCCCGTACCGGGAGGTGCTGACCGAGGCCAGCGGCCGCCTGATGCGCGAACTCGGTCGCCCGCTGCCGGCGGGCCGGGAGCGGGTGCTTCCCGAGTCACTGCCTCGGTGGCGACCCTTTCGGGAGGTGCCGGAGGTGCTGCGGCGGCTGCACCGCCGCGGCTACCGCCTTGGGATCCTCTCCAACGTGGACCGCGATCTCATAGAAACGTCCGTTCGGTTGCTCGGCGTCACGCCGGAGGTCATCGTCACGGCCGAGGACTGCCGCAGCTACAAGCCGGCACTGGGACACTGGAGGGAGTTTCGGGCGCAGACCGGGTCGGGGCCGGAACGCACTATCCACATCGCGGCCAGCCTGTTTCACGACATGGTCCCGGCCGCGGCGCTGGGCTACCGGACCGTCTTCATCAACCGCCACGACGACTCCGTCACCGGCGCGTCGCCGGCCCGCGTGCTGCCCGACCTCCGCGCGCTGCCCGAGACGGTCGACCAACTGGAGTTGCCTTGACACCCCTCTCAGGGCTCGGATATGCTGATGGCGCATCGAACGACGCGTGCCGAAGTGGCGGAATTGGCAGACGCGCTACGTTCAGGGCGTAGTGGGCGAAAGCCCGTGGGAGTTCGAGTCTCCCCTTCGGCACCAGACGACCGCGCGGGCATCGGCGCCCATGCCTGACGCTTCCGGCCCCGGCGGCCTCGATGCGATCGTCCTCCATCACCTGCGCGGGTTTCCCGAGGAACTGCAGCGGTTCGCCAACGTCATCAAACAGTCGCACGGGCGAAGCGCGGTCGAGTTCTTCCTGTCGCGGCCCGCGCCGGCGGACTCATTTCTCGCCGCCCTGTGCCGCGCGGCGCGAGACGGCGAGGACGTCGTCACCGTGATCGAGGCGGCCCAAGTGCTGGGACGTCCGCCCGCTACGCTGCTGACCCACGAATCTGACGGGTCGCTGCCGCAACCCTACTGGGGCACGGGCCGGCATCGTCTGTGGCGCCGCGCGGACATCGTGCGCGGCGCCGCCGGAGGCCCTTCGGCGCCGGGAACGGACTGAGGCGAATGGCGCGTCTTGTGCTGAGCGTTCGGTGCGCGGCCTGCGGGCGGGAGTTCGACACAGGCATCCGGATGGACGCACGCGACTTCGCGCGGGCAACGTTCGCGGCAAACTACCATGCGTGTCCATCGTGCGGCCACCGCGGGACCTACCGGAAGGGCGACTACAAGACTACTGCGCCGGCGCCACGGCACGCCGGCCTCCGGCCGGACCCGATTCGCCGACACCACGGGACGGGCTAAGTCAACCCTTGGCCCGCTCCGCCGCGTGTTCGGGGTTGCCCGCCGCGCAAACGCGGTCCTATAATGAACGCGTCCGCTTCGCATTCCGCCACGGTGCCGTTCCACCGTAGGCTTCCGCCAGTACCCCGCCAACCGGCTCGCGCCGGCGCGGGTTCGCCAGACATCCCGAGAGGAGGGACAGTGAATGGCCAAGTATGAGGCCAGGAAGTTTCGGTCGTTCGAGGTAGAGCTGACCGGCATCAGCAAGAAGACGATGGAAGAACACTACAAGCTCTACCAGGGTTATGTCGGCAAGGCCAACGAGATCCTGGACCGCCTGGCAAGCGGCCAGGTCGACCTTTCGAAGGCGAATCCCACCTACTCCGAGCTCCGCGAACTTAAAGTCGAATTGACGCGCGCCATCGGCGGCGTCAAGAATCACGAACTGTACTTCGACCATCTCGGCGGCAAGGGCGGCAAGCCGTCGGGCAAGCTGTTGCAGATGATCGAAAAGGCGTTCGGGTCGTTCGAGAACTGGCAGGCCGATCTCAAGGCCACGGGCCTCGCGGCGCGCGGCTGGGCGTGGCTCGCCTACGACTGGGATTCCGGCATGTGTCTCAACTACATCGGCGACGAGCAGAACACGTACCCGATCTGGAACGGCACGCCGCTCGTTGCGCTCGACTGCTTCGAACACGCGTACTTCATCGACTACGGCACCGGCAAAGCCTCGTACGTCGACGCGTTCTTCAAGAACCTCGACTGGGACGTCATCACGAAGCGCGCCGACCACTTCGGCATCCTCAACCGATAACGTACCGGAGTCGCGCTGCGGAGCCCGGTCGAATCACGGCCGGGCTTCGCGCATTTGTGCGGCGATCCCCGGGAGGAGGTGCGGGCGGTCCACCGAAGATGGACCGCGTCATGAGCGATCGTCGCCGTCGCGATGACACCCGCGAGATTCCTCTAACGCGCGTCTGCCCGGAGTGCCAGGAAGAGATGGAGCTGATCACCGCCGACGACGTCGGCGAAGTGCTCGTGTACGAATGCCCCGAGTGCGGCTCCCAAGAAGAAATCCGCATCGAGAGCGAAGACGACGACGCCGCCTCGCTTCTCGGACCGGATCTGTGGGTGGACGAAGACGGCGAACCGGACGCCGAAGGGGATCAGGACGAGCTCGACGACTCCGAATAGCGCACCGTTCCGCCGACGGCGGTGAGGCGCACCCGGACCTCCGGGATGCGTTCCGGCGGAATCGCGAAGAGATCCTCCGAGAGTCCGACGAAGTCCGCGACGCAGCCCGGCGCCAGCCGTCCCTTCACAGTCTCCTCGCCTGCGGCGTACGCGGCGCCCGCGGTGTACGCGTCCACCGCCTCGCGAACCGTGAGCGCCTCTTCCGGACGCCACGCGGGCCGCTCCGGCTCGGACCGGCGCCTGCGCGCCACCGCCGCGTAGATGCCGGTCAGCACATCCAGCGTCTCGACCGGTGCGTCCGACCCGAACGCAAGATGCGTGCCGGCGCGCAGCAGCGACCGGAACGCGTAGGCGTACCGGCCCCGCCCGCCCCAATAGCGGTCGACGATGTCGCGGTCCTGCGTACAGTGAATCGGCTGCATCGACGCCGTGACGCCGAGGCGAGCGAACCGCGGCAGATCGTCGGGGTGCAGCACCTGCACGTGCTCGATGCGGTGGCGCAGCCCGTGGCGGCGCGAGTCGTCCTGCGCCGCCTCGATCGCGTCGAGCACCCACCGGTTCGCGCGGTCGCCGATGGCATGCACCGTCACCGCGATCCCGTGGGCGGACGCGCGCGCCGCGAGGTCCCGCAGCTGCTCGCGCGTCCGCACGACGACGCCGCGATTGTCGGGCTGGCCGTCGTACGGCTCGAGCATGCTCGCGGTCTGCGGGCCGAGGGCGCCGTCCGAGAAGATCTTCACGCCCCCGATCCGCAGCCACGCGTCGCCGAGGCCGGTCCGCAGTCCGACCGCCACTGCGGCGTCGAGGGACTCCTCGGGAATCGCCATGCACACCCGTACCCTGAGCTCGCCGCGCGCGCGCAGGCGCTGAAACGCGCCGAGGACGTCGCCGCCCTCGACGACGTGGACGGCTCCGATGCCCGCCCGGTGCGCCGCGCCGGTCGCGTCCCGGATCGCCTGCTCGAGCTGTTCGGGCGACGCCGTCTCCGCGAGCGCCGTCACCGCGTGGAGCGCGCGCTCGGTGAGCAGCCCGGTGGGCTCGCCGGTCCCGACGTCGCGCACGATAACTCCACCCTCGGGATCCGGCGTCGCGGCGCCGATGCCGGCGCGCGCCAGCGCCACGGAGTTAACCCACGCGGCGTGACCGTCCTTGCTGCGGAACACCGCCGGCCGGCCACCGGTAACGGGATCGAGATCCATGCGTCCGGGGAACCGTCCCTCGGGCCAGAGGTTCTTGTCCCAGCCGCGACCGCGCAGCCAGGCATCCGCCGGCGCAGTGCGGGCGGCCGCCGCCACCGTCGCGACGGCGTCCTGCAGGGACCGGGTTCCGCCGAGGTCCACGCTGCGCATCGCGAGCCCGACCGCGGCGAGATGGATGTGACTGTCCGTGAACGCCGGGAAGATCGCGGCCCCGCCGAGATCGAAGCGGCGGGCCCGCGGAAACTCGTCGCGAAGCTCCGCGCGGTCGCCGGTCGCCGCGATCCATTCGCCTCGGACGACGAGCGCCGTCGCACGCGGCCTGTCCGGATCGCCGGTGTGGATGATTCCGTTCTCGAAGAGCGTCTCACCGTAGTCCATCGGTCTCTCCTCGCATGCTCCGCAGCGTGCGCGCCATCTCCACCGCGGCGAACACCGCGTCTTCTCCTTTGTTGCCGCGCGCGCCGCCGCTGCGCGCCTCGGCCTGCGCCACCGTCTGCACGGTCAACACGCCCAGCGTCACGGGAATGCGCTCGTCGAGTGCCACGCGGGCAAGCCCCGTCGCGGCGCCGAGCGCGATCATCCGGTCGTGGGTCGTCTCGCCGCGGATGACGCACCCGAGGCACACGATCGCGTCGTAGCGGGCGGAGCGGGCTAGCGCTTGGGCGGCGATGGGCAGCTCCCACGTCCCGGGGACCCACACCACGTCTCCGGCCGGCGGCCGCTCGATCCCGCAGCGCGCGATCGCCTGCTGCGCCCCCGCGAGCAGACGCGAGGTGATGTGCTCGTTGAACCGGGAGACGACGATCCCCAACCGCAGGCCCCGACCGTCCGGCGCGGCGCCCGTCCGATCCGCGCGGCCGCCCGCGGTCATTCGACGGACAGAAGGTGCCCGAGCTTGTGGCGCTTCGTCGAGAGATAGCGGTAGTTCTCGGGGTTGGGCGGCACCTCGATCGGCACCCGCTCGACGACCTCGATGCCGTAGCCCTCGAGGCCCACGCGCTTCGCGGGGTTGTTCGTCAGGAGCCGGATCCGCCGCAGCCCCAGATCGGTGAGAATCTGCGCGCCGACGCCGTAGTTGCGCGGGTCCGGCGCAAACCCGAGCAGCTCGTTCGCCTCGACGGTGTCGCGCCCCCGGTCCTGCAGCGCGTAGGCGCGGATCTTGTTGGTCAGGCCGATGCCCCGGCCTTCCTGGCGGATGTAGACCAGCGCGCCCCGCTCGACCCGCGCAATCGCCCGAAGCGCCGCGCGCAGCTGCTCCCCGCAGTCGCAGCGCAGCGACCCGAAGACCTCGCCGGTGAGGCACTCCGAGTGCATGCGCACCAACACCGGATCGTCGCCGGAGAGGTCGCCGTAGGTCAGCGCGAGGTGGCTCGCGCCGTCGAGCGTGTTCTCGTAGACGACCGCGGTGAACTCGCCGAACGTCGTGGGCAGGCGCGTCTCGCCCTCCCGGCGTACGAAGCGGTCGCGCGCGATGCGGTAGCGGATCAGATCCTGAACCGAGATGATCGGCAGGCCGTGCCGGCCCGCGAACTCGCGGAGCTGCGGCAGCCGCGCCATCGTCCCGTCGCCGTTCATGATCTCGCACAACACGCCGGCGGGCCGAAGCCCCGCGAGCGTCACGAGGTCGATCGCGGCCTCCGTGTGCCCGGCGCGGCGCAGCACGCCGCCCGGCGTCGCGCGCAGCGGGAAGACGTGGCCCGGCCGCGAGAGGTCCGCGGGCCGGGTTGCGGGATCGGCGAGGGCGCGGATGGTCGCCGCGCGGTCCGGCGCGGAAATGCCCGTCGAAATCTTATTCTTCGCGCCCACGGAGATCGTAAACGCCGTCCGTTGGCGCGACGTGTTGTTGGACACCATCAGCGGCAGCTCAAGCGCGTCCACGCGGTCCGCCGACAGCGGGACCGTGACGAGGCCTCGAGCGTGGGTCAGCATGAAGTTGACTTTTTCCGCGGTGGCGTGCTCCGCGGCCAGGACGAGATCGCCTTCGTTCTCGCGGTCTTCGTCGTCCACGACGATCGCGAACCCGCCGCCGCGAATCGCCGCGATGGCAGCCTCGACCATTACTTCCCCACCGCCTTTCGCTGCCGGCGCCTCCCGTCGGCGAGTCCCTTTGGGGCGCGCCGCCGGCGCTTAATGACCGCCGCCCGCGGCTCGGCGCCGCGACGGAGCCCCGCCGTCAACTGCTCGACGTACTTTGCCAAAATGTCCATTTCAAGGTTGACTTCGTGTCCGGGCTCGAGCTCGCCGAGCGTCGTGATCTCGCAGGTGTGCGGGATCAGCGCTACCCCGAACCGCCCCGCGGCCGGACGCCCCCCCATCCTGACGCCGGCGACTGTGAGGCTCACACCGTCGACCGCGACCGAGCCTTTGTCGACGACATAACGAGCCAGCGCGGACGGCACCGTGATCTCGAGCCGCCGCCCTTCCGCCTCCCGGTGGAGCGCGGCGACGCGCCCGACGCCGTCCACGTGCCCCTGCACGATGTGGCCCCCGAGCCGGCCCGCCGCCGGCACCGGCCGTTCGAGATTAACCGTCGTGCCGGAAGCCAGCCGGCGGAGCGTCGTGCGCGCGAGGGTTTCCTCGGACAGGTCGGCCGTGAACGTGCCGCCGTCGCGGGCTACGACCGTAAGACACACGCCGTTCACGGCGACGCTGTCTCCGATGCGAAGGGCGTCACCGTCGAGCATGCCGCCCGCGTCGATGACGAGACGTGCGCCCCGCCCGTCGCGGCGCATCTCGCGCACCCGGCCCATTCCCTCAACGATCCCGGTGAACACCGCGGCCGCCTCTATCCCCGCCGCGTATAGGCTTCGATCAAGACGTCGTCGTCGAACCGCTGCACCTCGACCGGTCCGAGCCGCCACGCGTCCGCCATCGCCGCCACGCCCGAGCCCGCGCCGGCGGAGGGGCCGCCGCCCACGAGCACCGGCGCGACATACACCAGCACCTTGTCCACGAACCCCGCCTCACGGAACGCCCCGTGCACCGCGGCGCCGCCCTCGACGAGCAGGCTCAGCACGCCGCGCGCGCTCAACTCCCGTAGCAGGGCCGGCAGATGGACGCGCTCGTCGGGCCCGTCGCAGACCAGCACCTCGGCGCCGCGCGCCTCAACCGCACGGCGGGCTTCGGGCGACGCCGCGCGGGTCGTCGCGACGATGACCGAGATGCCGTCGCGGGCCAAAACCCGCGCGACGGGCGGCGTCCGCAGACGGCTGTCGAGCACCACGCGACGCGGTCCCCCCGCGGGCCTCGCAGCCTCGCCGGTGCGCGCGGTCAACGCGGGATCGTCCCGCAGCACGGTCCCCACGCCGACCAGCACCGCATCGGAGACGGCGCGAACGCGATGGGCGTGCGCGCGCGACGCCGCGCTCGAAATCCAGCGCGAATCGCCGGTGCGCGTGGCGATGCGC includes:
- a CDS encoding riboflavin synthase is translated as MFTGIVEGMGRVREMRRDGRGARLVIDAGGMLDGDALRIGDSVAVNGVCLTVVARDGGTFTADLSEETLARTTLRRLASGTTVNLERPVPAAGRLGGHIVQGHVDGVGRVAALHREAEGRRLEITVPSALARYVVDKGSVAVDGVSLTVAGVRMGGRPAAGRFGVALIPHTCEITTLGELEPGHEVNLEMDILAKYVEQLTAGLRRGAEPRAAVIKRRRRAPKGLADGRRRQRKAVGK
- the ribD gene encoding bifunctional diaminohydroxyphosphoribosylaminopyrimidine deaminase/5-amino-6-(5-phosphoribosylamino)uracil reductase RibD, which codes for MVVLSSGCRFLTETERRATDEGYMREALSLARLGAGTVSPNPMVGAVVVADGRVVGRGYHPKPGEPHAEIFALRDAGPSARGATLYTTLEPCAHTGRTGPCTEAIVGAGVSRVVAAMVDPDPQVRGAGLARLREAGVETAVGAGEAAARRLNEAYIKHRTTGLPFVTAKWAMTLDGRIATRTGDSRWISSAASRAHAHRVRAVSDAVLVGVGTVLRDDPALTARTGEAARPAGGPRRVVLDSRLRTPPVARVLARDGISVIVATTRAASPEARRAVEARGAEVLVCDGPDERVHLPALLRELSARGVLSLLVEGGAAVHGAFREAGFVDKVLVYVAPVLVGGGPSAGAGSGVAAMADAWRLGPVEVQRFDDDVLIEAYTRRG